DNA sequence from the Betaproteobacteria bacterium genome:
TCGACGGGAACCAGCCAACGTGGTGCGATGATCTGTGTGCTTGTCATGGTGTTGCCATGTGGTTGCCGCGTCGTTACCGCGTAGTTGCCATAATCCCGTCTACAAACAAAAAGCCCCGCACGAAGCGGGGCTCTTGTCGAACATTGAATAGCTTACTTCGATGTTACGCCTTTGAACTCTATGTCCACACGGCGATTCTTGGCGCGACCTTCGCCGGTCTTGTTGGTGGCGACCGGTTGGGTTTCACCTTTGCCCAGCGTCGTGATCTTCGCTGCCGCAACTCCCTTGGATACCATATATTCCTTGACGGAAGTGGCACGGCGCTCGGAAAGTTTCTGGTTGTACGAATCAGTACCGATTGAATCTGTATGACCTGTTGCGATAACGATTTCCACGTCAATTCCCGCCATCTTCGCCACGGCGTCGTCGATCGACTTCTTGCCAGCAGGCTTCAGTACGGACTTGTCGAAATCGAACAGGGCTTCTGCCTGGATGGTGATGGCCTTCTTGACGGAAGCAGGAGCAGCCGGTGCGGCCGGAGTAGCGGGAGCGGCCGGGGCTGCGGGTTTCGCCGGCTCAGCAGGCTTTGCTGGCACAGCGGGTTTTGCCGGTTCCGCTTTCTTTGTGGTGCAATCCGGGTGATTGATGCCACTGGACAATACACAATTTCCGGAGGCGTCTCGTATCGGGGCACCCGAAGAATCAGTCACGACCGGCAGGTCGTTTGCGTACGCGACGCTAACGACAGCAACCGAAGCGGCTGCGAGGAATTTGGCGAACAGGGAACTCTTCATTTCGTACTCCCAAGAGGATTGAAGGAATTATTGTCGTTAAAAGCGGATTTGGGGGCGAATCTTTATAAATTACTGACGAAATCATACACGAATCGATTTGCCAGACACAACCTTACGTTGGTGGATTTGCAACGCGCATGGTGTCGAAGTTGCAAATAAACAACAAGAAAAGTGACATTGGTGCAATTTGACGCGGAAACACAACCTGTGGTGTGCGTTAGCGGTGACATGACCAAACGCCTTGTGGTTTTGCACGAAGGAATGTTCTTTTGACGGACGTTATGCTAAAATTAAGTGTTATCCGGCCTAAAAAGCCATTATAAATCAAGTTCTTACAGAAGAGCAACCTCGTGACTGAACCGCTATTGCCGCAATTCGCCAAAGAAACCCTTCCTGTCAGTATCGAAGAGGAGATGCGAAAGAGTTTTCTCGATTATGCGATGAGCGTAATTGTTAGCCGCGCCCTGCCGGACGCGCGCGATGGATTGAAGCCCGTGCACCGGCGTGTGCTGTTTGCCATGCAGGAAGTCAACAACGTCCATAACCGCCCTTACGTCAAATGTGCGCGAATCGTCGGTGACGTTATGGGCAAGTATCACCCGCACGGTGACACGGCCATCTATGACACGATGGTGCGGATGGCGCAGGATTTTTCGCTCCGCTACATGCTGGTCGATGGTCAGGGAAACTTTGGCTCGGTCGACGGTGACAATGCCGCAGCTATGCGCTACACCGAGTGCCGGATGCAGAAGATTGCCTCGGAACTGATGGCGGATATTGATAGTGAAACCGTCGACTTTGGTCCCAACTACGACGGCAAGGAACAGGAACCGCTGGTGCTTCCGGCGCGCTTTCCCAATTTGCTGGTGAATGGCTCAACCGGTATTGCTGTGGGAATGGCGACCAACATTCCGCCACACAATTTGTCTGATGTCATCGACGCATGCCAGGTAGTCCTGGCGAATCCCGCAGTGGATATCGAGGACTTGATTCAGATCGTGAAGGCGCCGGATTTTCCGACGGCCGGAATCATTTACGGGCTCGATGGCGTGCGTGATGGTTATCGCACCGGGCGCGGACGCTGCATCATGCGCGCCCGGTGTCATTTCGAGGATCTCGAGAAAGGTGGCCGCCAAGCCATCATCATCGACGAATTGCCATACCAGGTAAATAAGGCGAACCTGCTGGTTCGCATCGGCGAATTGGTGCGCGACAAAAAGCTTGAAGGAGTTTCGGACCTGCGCGATGAATCGGATAAATCCGGCATGCGCGCGGTGATCGAATTGAAGCGCGGTGAAGTCCCGGAGATTGTGCTGAACAATCTCTACAAGATGACGCAAATGCAGGAATCGTTCGGCATGAACATGGTTGCGCTGGTCGCGAACCAGCCGCGCCTGCTCAACCTGAAACAGTTCATTGAGGTTTTCCTTCGCCATCGCCGGGAAGTCATCACACGCCGCACTGTGTTCGAATTACGCAAGGCCCGCGAACGCGGGCATGTGCTCGAAGGTCTCGCGGTTGCGTTGTCGAATGTCGATGAGATTATCGAACTGATCAAGAAATCGGCGAGCCCGGCGATTGCCAAGGAAGGCTTGATGAATAACATCTGGCGTTCAAAGCTCGTCGAGGAAATGCTAACAAGGGCGATGGCGGATCAATATCGTCCGGAAGGATTGCACAAGGATTTCGGCTTGCAGAATGACGGCTATCGCCTCTCGGATGCACAGGCACAGGCCATTCTGGAATTGCGATTGCAGCGCTTGACCGGTCTGGAACAGGACAAAATCGTTTCAGAGTACAAGGAGGTCATGGAAACCATCACCGACCTGCTGGACATTCTGTCCAAGCCGGAACGCGTGACGGGCATGATTTCCGAGGAACTCAGGGTCATCAAGGAGCAGTTCGGCGACAAACGTCGGTCGGAAATCGTCAACAACGGCCAGGAAATGTCCATTGAGGATTTGATTGCCAACGAGGAAGTGGTCGTAACGATGTCGCATGCCGGCTACATCAAGTATCAGGCGGTGGCAGACTACCGTGCACAGAAGCGCGGTGGCCGTGGCAAACAGGCAACCGCGATGAAGGAAGATGACTTTATCGACACGTTGTTTATCGCCAAGACACACGACTACGTACTATGTTTTTCGAATAAAGGGCGCGTGTACTGGGTAAAGGTGTACGAAATTCCGCAGGGCTCGCGAGCATCGCGTGGCAAGCCGATCGTGAATATGCTGCAAATGCAGCAAGGTGAAAAGATCAGCGCGGTATTGCCCGTGCAGGAATTCGCCGAAGACAAGTTTGTGTTCTTTGCAACCAGCGAAGGCGTGGTCAAGAAAACTGCCCTGTCCGACTTTGGCAACCCGCGCAAAGCCGGCATCATCGCCATCGCGCTTGACGAGGGTGACAACCTGATTGGCGTTGCGCTGACAGACGGAAAATACGATGTCATGTTGTTCTCAAATGAAGGCAAGGCCGTACGCTTTGAAGAAAGCGACGTCAGATCCATGGGACGCGATACCCGCGGTGTGCGCGGCATGAATCTGGCGAAGGGCGGCAAGGTCATCTCGATGCTGGTGGCCGAGAATGAACAGGATTCGGTACTGACCGCGACCGAGCATGGTTATGGCAAGCGTACTGCAATATCCGAATACACGCGTCATGGCCGCGGCACACAAGGCATGATCGCGATCCAGACCTCGGCACGCAATGGCAAGGTCGTGGCCGCGGTGCTGGTGCGGCCCGAAGATGAGATCATGATGATCACGACCGGTGGCGTGCTGATACGTACCAAGGTGCAGCAGATCCGCGAAATGGGTCGCTCCACGCAGGGCGTGACATTAATTAACCTCGATGACGGCCAGAAGCTCTCCGGATTGCAGAAGGTGGTCGAATCGGACGAGGAAGACGAAGCGTGAACTCGCTGAAACGGTTCCGCGCCGACCCGTGCCGGGAGGGATCCGGTATTTCCGCGTTCACTTCGATGGGCGCGGTGAAACGGGCGGGCAAGTAATGTCTCGTGTGTTCAATTTTTCCGCAGGCCCTGCGGCGATTCCCGAAGAGGTGTTGCGACAGGCGCAGGCCGAATTGCTGGATTTTCACGGCACCGGAATGTCGGTCATGGAGATGAGCCATCGCGGCAAAGTTTTCATGGAGGTGGCCGCTGAAGTTGAGCGCGATTTCCGCGAACTCCTCGCGATCCCGGCGAATTACAAGATCCTGTTCCTGCAGGGCGGCGGCAAGGGTGAATTTTCGCTGGTGCCGATGAACCTGCTCCGCGGCAGGCACAAGGCGGACTATGTGAACACCGGCCACTGGTCGGCGGGTGCGATCAAGGAAGCACGTAAGTATTGTGAAGTCGCCGTCATCGCCTCAAGCGAGGACCGGAAGTTCACCTACGTGCCGAAGCAAAGTGTCTGGAAATCGAACAAGGACGCGGCTTACCGGCATATTTGTACCAATGAAACCATTCACGGTGTTGAATATTTCTGGACGCCGGAAATTGACGATGATGTGCCGCTGGTGGCCGACACCTCTTCACACATCATGTCGCGGCCGATGGATGTGTCGAAATACGGTTGCCTGTATGGCGGCGCGCAAAAAAACATTGGCCCCTCAGGCCTCACCTTTGTCGTCGTCCGCGAGGATTTGCTTGGCGGCGCACACCCGATGACGCCCTCGGTTTTTGACTATACCCAGCAAGCCGCCAATGACTGGATGTTGAATACGCCGCCAACCTTTGCCGTATATTTGGCGGGCCTCACCTTCAAGTGGCTCAGGAAGCAGGGCGGCCTTGTTGGAATGGAAAGGCAGAATATCGAGAAAGCCGGCATGCTGTATGGCTGTATTGATCAATCGGGTGGCTTTTATCGCAACGACGTCGCGGTTGATGATCGCTCGCGCATGAACGTGCCGTTTTTTCTCAAGGATGAATCGTTGAACGCTGCCTTTCTGGAACAATCAGCGAATGCCGGATTGGCTGCTTTGAAGGGCCACAAAGTGGTCGGGGGCATGCGGGCATCGCTTTATAACGCCATGCCCATGGCCGGGGTTGCGGCGCTTGTAGCGTTCATGCAGGACTTCGCCACGCGCAATGGCTGATTGAGCGGTTGCTCTACCGTCCGTATTGCCAATACTTCGTATATTGATCGCGGCAATTGCATCGTTTTCAGTTAAATTACCGGTAATGTTGCGTGCAGTTTTTTGCCCGGTTTAGCCCCTGTTGAAAATATCCATTCGATGTCCGACGATCTTTCCAAACTTCGCGCCCAAATTGATGCCCTCGACGAGCAAATCCTCGCCAGCCTGAATGCGCGCGCGGCACTTGCGCGCAAGGTGGGATCGCTCAAAGTCGGGCAGGCCTATCGTCCCGAGCGCGAAGCGGAAGTCTTGCGCCGCATTCAGAAGTTGAATGAAGGTCCGCTTCCGGATGAAGTCGTCGCGCGACTGTTCCGCGAAATCATGTCGGCGTGTCTGGCGCTTGAACGTCCGGTCACGGTCGCGTATCTGGGGCCGCAAGGCACCTTCAGCGAACGCGCGGCGGTAAAGCACTTTGGCGAAGGCGGCGTCACCGTGCCGTGCGCAAGTATCGACGATGTCTATCGCAGTGTCGAATCGGCGGCGGCGGATTTTGGTGTCGTGCCGGTGGAAAACTCGACAGAAGGTGCTGTCGGTCGATCGCTCGATCTGATGCCGCAAACACCGCTGAAAATCTGTGGCGAGGTGCTGATTCGCATTCACCACCACCTGATGGCGTCCGATATTGCCGAGTACCCGGCTATCCAGCGCGTGTTTTCGCACGGTCAATCGCTGGCCCAGTGCCACGAATGGTTGAACGCCTACCTGCCGCATGCCGAGCGCGTAGCCGTTGCCTCTAACGCGGAGGCCGCGCGCCGCGCATCGCTGGAGCCTTTCTCGGCGGCGGTTGCCGGTGAAATGGCGGCCGAGCACTACAAGTTGACCATCCTGGCTTCCAATATTGAAGACGAGCCCAATAACACCACCCGCTTTCTGATCCTCGGAAATTACGAACCCAAGCCCACGGGAAAGGACAAAACCTCGCTGGTACTCTCAGCCGCCAATCGGGCAGGTGCGGTGTATGAAATGCTGACGCCATTTGCGCAGCGCGGTGTGTCAATGAGCCGGTTCGAGTCGCGTCCGTCGAAAGTGGCGGTGTGGGATTACTTGTTTTTCGTCGATATCGACGGTCATCAGGACGATGCCAATGTCGCTGACGCGTTGGCCGAGTTGCGCAAGATCGCGGGCTACGTGAAGGTGCTTGGCTCTTATCCGGTTGCGGTCATATAAAAGCTATTTGCCACGGATCACACGGATAAGGTCGGACAAAAGCAAGTTTGTCCGTGCGAGTTTTTCTGTCGATCTGACTTTATCCGTGAAATCCGTGGCCCGTCTTTGATCTTTCCATTCCAAAATGAACCTCACCGATCTCGCTCCCGAATACATCCGCTCCATCGCTCCGTATCAACCCGGAAAACCGATTTCCGACGTGGCGCGGGAACTGGGAATGGAGGAAGCGGACATCATCAAACTCGCATCCAACGAAAATCCGCTTGGCCCTTCACCAAAGGCAATTGAAGCCATCAAGAAAGCGCTGAACGATCTGGCGCTGTATCCCGATGGCAGCGGCTTCGCATTGAAAGAAGTCATCTGCCGTAAATTTGGCGTGAGGCCCGAGCAGATAATTCTAGGCAACGGCTCCAATGATGTTCTTGAACTCGCCGCACGAACCTTTCTGGCGCCGGGTACATCCGCGGTGTATTCCCAACATGCGTTCGCGGTTTATCCGCTGGCGACACAGGCGGTTGGCGCCACCGGCATAGAAGTTGCTGCGATGGAATTCGGCAATGATCTGGATGCCATGCTCGCCGCCATTCGAACTGACACACGCATTGTGTTTCTGGCCAATCCCAACAACCCGACCGGTACGTTTGTGGTCGCGGACAAGTTGCATGCATTCCTGAAGCGGGTGCCTGCCAATGTGCTGGTGGTACTCGACGAAGCCTATACCGAGTACCTGGACGCAACGCTTGCGTATAACAGCGTGCCCTGGCTCAAGGAATTTCCCAATCTCATTATCTCCCGCACGCTTTCCAAAGCCTATGGATTGGCGGGCTTGCGGGTCGGCTTCGGGCTTGCGAATGAAAACCTCATTGCGCTAATGAATCGTGTGCGTCAGCCGTTCAATGTCAATCACCTCGCCATGGTCGCCGCGACCGCCGCGCTCGACGATGATGAATTTATCGCGAGGAGCCGCCAGGTCAATTCCGACGGCATTGCATACCTTGGCGCGGAACTTTCGAGGCGGGGCATTGCGGTTATTCCTCCCTACGGAAACTTCATCACCTTCAGGGTCGGAAGCGGTGAAGTGGATACGAATGCGAATGCGGTATTCCATGCGCTCCTGAAACAGGGCGTAATCGTTCGCCCCATCGCCGGATACGGCATGCCGGACTGGTTGCGTGTGACCATTGGCACCCGTGCCCAAAATGATCGGTTCCTCACGGCGCTCGATCAGGCGACGCGGAAGGCAGCCTAGGTGGGTACCGAAAGTGAAACACTAGCATTGGCGAACCTTTCAGGCCAAAAATGGCTGGAAACGCCCGCCAGTCGGACACTTAGGCTCCGGAAATGCTGAATATTGCAATTGTCGGCCTTGGATTGATTGGTGGCTCCGTCGCACTTGCGTTGCGTAATGCATGGCCAGAAGTCAACATCACAGCCTTTGACCGCGATGAATCGCAACTGGATCTGGCGCTGCGCAGTGGTGCCATTGATTCATGCGGATCGACTTTCGCCGCAATTGAAGGGGCGGATATCGTCTTTGTGTCGGTACCGGTCGCGCAGACGGCGGTGGTGTTTGACGCCATGTTCCCGCATCTGCGTGCGAATACCGTGGTGACGGATGTCGGCAGCACCAAGCAGAGTGTGATCACTGCGGCCCGCGTGCATCTCGGCAATAAAATCTCGCAATTCGTTCCCGGGCACCCGATTGCCGGCCGGGAGCATGTCGGTTTCGCGGCGGCGGCATCCGAACTTTTTGAAGGTAAGAACGTCGTCCTGACACCGCTCGCGGAGAATGTGCCGGCGGCGATCGAACAAGTTCGTTCATTGTGGCGTGCCTGCGGCGCAAATGTCGTCGAAATGCCCGCGAAAACGCACGATGAAATATTCGCGGCGGTGAGCCACCTTCCGCATTTGCTGGCGTTTGCTCTGGTTGATGAATTTGCCTTGCGACCGAACGCGAAAAACCTGTTTTCCTTCGCGGCCTCGGGATTTCGCGATTTCACCCGCATCGCCAGCTCGTCGCCAGAAATGTGGCGCGATATTGCGCTCAACAACCGCGATGCGGTGGTCGCGGAGTTTGACCGCTATCTCGCGCACGCAAAACAATTGCGTGATGCGCTGGCCGCGGGAGATGGCGCGGCCATCGAAGTGCTGATGGCGCGTGCCCGGGAGGCCCGCGACAAATGGCTGGCCGGCGAGCTCGATCATTTTCGCGATGAATCGGCATGAGTACGTATCCGTCGTCGCTTGCGCTTGCGCCATGCATGCATGTGGAAGGCGACATCACTTTGCCTGGCTCAAAAAGCATTTCCAACCGCACCCTGTTGCTGGCTGCGCTTTGCGATGGCGAAACGATTGTGCGCGGCTTGCTGAAATCAGATGATACGGACGTAATGCTGGCCGCACTGCAAAAGCTCGGTGTGCGCATTGACACGTTGGCGCGGGACGACTATCAGGTGTTCGGTTGCGGAGGAAGTTTTCCGGTGAAGGAAGCCGAGCTGTTCCTCGGCAACGCCGGTACGGCATTTCGGCCCCTGACCGCGGCGTTGGCTTTTGGCGATGGACATTACACGTTGAGCGGCGTGGCGCGCATGTACGAACGACCGATTGGTGATCTGGTTGATGGGCTTGCTGAACTTGGGGGGCAGATTCGATATCTGAAAGCGGCAGGTTATCCGCCGCTTGAAATACTGCCGTACCGGCCGGCAATTTCGTTCGTGGCAAACGTTCGCGGCAATGTTTCCAGCCAGTTTCTTTCCGCGTTGCTGATGGCGCTTCCGCTGTTGAGCCGCGATGTTCGCGTGCAAGTGGTCGGTGAGCTGATTTCCAAACCTTACGTCGATATCACGTTGAATCTGCTCGCGCGATTTGGTGTGAACGTTGTGCGCGAAGGGTGGAGCGCCTTTGTCGTTCCCGCTGAAAGCCGTTTTCAAAGCCCGGGGACAATTCACGTTGAAGGCGACGCATCGTCCGCGTCATATTTTCTCGCCGCGGGCGCCATTGCTGGTGGACCGGTACGCGTGCATGGCGTCGGCAAGTCCAGCATCCAGGGTGATGTTCGTTTTGCGGAAACGCTTGCACGGATGGGGGCGCGTATCGAAATGGGAGATGACTGGATCGAAGCCCGGGCGCCGGCGACAGGAAAACTTCAGGCGATTGATGCGGACCTGAACCACATTCCAGATGCCGCCATGACCATCGCGATGTGTGGCTTGTTTGCCACCGGGCCGACTGTGATTCGAAACATCGGCAGCTGGCGCGTGAAGGAAACGGATCGTATTGCCGCGATGGCCATCGAATTGCGCAAGGTCGGCGCAACCGTGGATGAAGGCACCGATTACATACGAATCACGCCGCCCAAGCACCTGACGCCGAATGCAACCATCGATACCTACGACGATCACCGCATGGCAATGTGTTTTTCGCTCGTGTCGCTGGGCGGGGTGCCAGTGGTGATTAATGAGCCTGGCTGCGTAGCAAAAACTTTTCCTGATTATTTCAAGGTGCTGGCTTCGTTGACTGAAGGCGCGCGGACTTGAATCAGCCGTTGAATATCCCGGTGATTGCGATTGATGGCCCCACGGCGTCGGGCAAAGGTACGGTTGCGCAGAAAGTCGCCAATCGTCTTGGCTTTCACTATCTCGACAGCGGGTCGCTTTATCGGTTGGCGGCGTTGGCCGCGCAACGCGCTGGTCTCGACCTTGTTGACGAGATTGGCGTGGCGAATTTGGCGGGCAGACTTGACGTCACTTTCGGAGACGACAAGGTATGGCTGAATGGGCAGGATGTCACCGACGAAATCCGAACCGAGGCCGTCAGCCAGAAAGCGTCGTGTGTTGCGGCATTTCCTCATGTTCGCGAAGCCCTGCTGAAGCGCCAACGTGATTTTCGAGTTGCCCCGGGATTGGTATGCGACGGACGGGATATGGGCTCCGTAGTGTTTCCCGATGCGACAATCAAGTTTTTCTTGACAGCAAGCGTTGAGGCTCGCGCCGAAAGACGCACTAAGCAGTTGAAACAAAAAGGAATGTCTGCGATAATGCGCGACGTTGTGAAGGAACTGCGTATTCGGGATGAAAGAGATATGAGTCGTCCGGTCGCGCCGCTGAAGCACTTTCCTGACGCCTATCTCATTGATACGACTGACATTTCTGCCGATGATGCGGTTGAAAAAGTCCTTGGTCTGTATCGAAATTGCGGATAGGTGTTTGATCGAATGCCGTTTTTTCCACGCTGCATTCGTTTGAATGAAGCCGATACCTCCCCAGACAGCGAGTTTTTTTGTAGCAAGGTGCCCGCTTTCCCATAGAAAACGGGTGTTTATTAACCGTCACATTCCGCCTGGATTGTGACTTAACCGAAGGTGCAGTCTCCATGTCCGCAACAGCCCAAGCAGTCAAGCCTCCCAAAGCCCCCAAGATTCCCCACCCGGTCGACAGTTTCGCCGCGTTGTTTGAGGAAAGCCTCACGCGCCAGGAAATGCGAATCGGTGAAATGATCACCGCCGAAGTGGTGCTGGTCGATCAAAATATCGTTGTTGTGAACGCCGGATTGAAATCCGAGAGCGTGATCCCCGTTGAAGAATTCAAGAATGACAAAGGCGAGCTCGAAGTAAAAGTAGGCGACTTTGTCACGGTTGCCATCGAAGCCCTCGAAGACGGCTATGGCGCCACCAAGCTTTCCCGCGAACGCGCGAAGAAACTCGCTGCCTGGCATGAACTCGATGTCGCGCTGGACAAGGGCACCATCATCACCGGCATGGTTTCCGGCAAGGTCAAAGGCGGACTGACGGTTATGGTCAACGGCATCCGCGCGTTCCTGCCGGGTTCATTGGTTGACACCCGTCCAATGAAAGACACCTCCGCGTTTGAAGGCAAGGAACTCGAATTCAAGGTCATCAAGCTCGATCGCAAGCGCAATAACGTGGTGGTCTCGCGTCGCGCAGTGATGGAAGCCTCGGCCGGCGTTGAGCGCCAGGCGCTGCTGGAGACGCTGAAGGAAGGCGCCATCGTCAAGGGTATCGTCAAGAACATCACCGACTACGGCGCGTTTGTGGACCTGGGCGGTATCGATGGTCTGTTGCATATCACCGATCTCGCATGGCGTCGCGTGAAGCATCCGTCGGAAGTATTGAATGTAGGCGATGAAGTCGAAGCCAAGATCCTCAAGTTCGATCAGGAAAAGAACCGTGTCTCGCTCGGCATGAAGCAGTTGGGCGATGATCCATGGACGGGCCTGTCGCGCCGCTATCCGCAAAGCACGCGTTTGTTCGGCAAGGTGACCAACCTCACCGACTACGGCGCGTTCATCGAGATCGAAGCCGGCATCGAAGGCCTGGTACACGTTTCCGAAATGGACTGGACCAACAAGAACGTGCACCCCGCCAAGGTGGTTTCGCTGGGTGATGAAGTCGAAGTCATGATCCTCGAAATTGACGAAGAGCGTCGTCGTATTTCACTTGGCATGAAGCAGTGCATGGCAAACCCGTGGGATGAGTTTTCGATGTCCCACAAGAAGGGCGAAAAAGTCAAAGGTACCATCAAGTCGATCACCGACTTCGGTGTGTTCATCGGCCTGCCGGGTAATATCGACGGTCTCGTCCACCTTTCCGATCTTTCCTGGAATGTTGCCGGCGAAGAAGCTGTCAAGAACTTCAAGAAGGGCGACGAGCTGGAAGCGGTTGTGTTGGCCATCGACGTCGAGCGTGAACGTATCTCGCTCGGCATCAAACAAATGGACGACGATCCTTTCACTAACTACACCGCGATCAATGACAAGGGCACGCTGGTAAGGGGTACCGTCAAGTCGATCGATGCCAAAGGCGCAACAATTGCGTTGACGGGTGATATCGAAGGCTATCTGCGCGCGTCGGAAGTTTCACGCGAGCGGGTTGAGGACATCCGCACGCACCTGAAAGAAGGCGACGAGATCGAAGCGGTAATCGTCAATGTCGACCGCAAGACGCGCAACATCAACCTGTCCATCAAGGCGAAAGATGCCGCTGAAGAAAAGGACGCCATGAAGAAAATGGTCGATGACGCGCCGAACAATGCGGGCACCACAAACCTGGGTGCGTTGCTGAAGGCAAAGATGAAGCAGGGCGAAAACAACTAAGAGCACGTTGATACGGGTGCCGCGCGAAAGCGCGGCACCTTTGTCTGCATGGCCCCATTGCGGTAACAACGATTTCAGGAATAGCCTCGTGAAATCCATGACCAAGTCTGAATTGATTGAAATCCTGAGTGCACGCCATAGTCAGCTTGCGCCCAAGGATGCCGAACTGGCGGTGAAGACGATGCTCGACGCGATGTCGCAGACACTTGCGCAGGGCGACCGAATTGAAATTCGCGGTTTCGGCAGCTTCGGCCTGAATTACCGGCCACCCCGGACCGGGCGCAATCCCAAGACCGGCGAAAAAGTGCAGGTGCCGAAGAAGTATGTGCCGCATTTCAAGGCGGGCAAGGAGTTGCGTGAACGCGTCGATCTGATCGATGATGCGGCCTATTCCGCCGCCTCGGTCGATGCTGCACACGGCGATTAGATGATCCTCCAATGTAATAGCCAGATGTGGAAACGCATCTGGCTTTTTTTTCGGGCATTTTGGTTACTCGCCGGCTGCGGGGGCGTTGCCAAGCTTACAATATTGCAACTCTCCACCAGGTGTTAGTCATGCAAATTCTGATCTGGATTGTGCGCGTCATCGTCATCCTTCTTTTTGTCTGGTTTGCGGCTAAAAATGCAGATCCGGTCGAACTGCATGGATATCTCGATTCGTCGCTGAAGGCGCCGCTCGCGCTGTTTCTGCTCGCATTTTTTGGCGGTGGCCTGCTATTGGGCTTGCTGGCTTCGTTGCCGAGCATCTTCAGATTGAAGCGCGAGGTTCGCAAGCTCAATCGCGCGCTCCAGCATAAGACGCGCGAGGCAGACGCGGTCTTGCCCGCATTGGCTACGACTGTTCCTGCGGCCACGACTGCGACCACGACCGCGAATATCAATAATGTTTGAGTGGTTGCCGTGGCTTTTTCTCGGTGCAATGGCCATCTTTGGAATGGGCTGGCTGGTAGCGCGAATCGACATCAAGCAGCTATTGCTGGAATCGCGCGCCATGCCGCAGTCGTATTTCAAGGGCCTTAATTTCCTTCTCAGTGAGCAGCCAGACAA
Encoded proteins:
- the aroA gene encoding 3-phosphoshikimate 1-carboxyvinyltransferase, which encodes MSTYPSSLALAPCMHVEGDITLPGSKSISNRTLLLAALCDGETIVRGLLKSDDTDVMLAALQKLGVRIDTLARDDYQVFGCGGSFPVKEAELFLGNAGTAFRPLTAALAFGDGHYTLSGVARMYERPIGDLVDGLAELGGQIRYLKAAGYPPLEILPYRPAISFVANVRGNVSSQFLSALLMALPLLSRDVRVQVVGELISKPYVDITLNLLARFGVNVVREGWSAFVVPAESRFQSPGTIHVEGDASSASYFLAAGAIAGGPVRVHGVGKSSIQGDVRFAETLARMGARIEMGDDWIEARAPATGKLQAIDADLNHIPDAAMTIAMCGLFATGPTVIRNIGSWRVKETDRIAAMAIELRKVGATVDEGTDYIRITPPKHLTPNATIDTYDDHRMAMCFSLVSLGGVPVVINEPGCVAKTFPDYFKVLASLTEGART
- a CDS encoding (d)CMP kinase gives rise to the protein MNIPVIAIDGPTASGKGTVAQKVANRLGFHYLDSGSLYRLAALAAQRAGLDLVDEIGVANLAGRLDVTFGDDKVWLNGQDVTDEIRTEAVSQKASCVAAFPHVREALLKRQRDFRVAPGLVCDGRDMGSVVFPDATIKFFLTASVEARAERRTKQLKQKGMSAIMRDVVKELRIRDERDMSRPVAPLKHFPDAYLIDTTDISADDAVEKVLGLYRNCG
- the rpsA gene encoding 30S ribosomal protein S1, with the translated sequence MSATAQAVKPPKAPKIPHPVDSFAALFEESLTRQEMRIGEMITAEVVLVDQNIVVVNAGLKSESVIPVEEFKNDKGELEVKVGDFVTVAIEALEDGYGATKLSRERAKKLAAWHELDVALDKGTIITGMVSGKVKGGLTVMVNGIRAFLPGSLVDTRPMKDTSAFEGKELEFKVIKLDRKRNNVVVSRRAVMEASAGVERQALLETLKEGAIVKGIVKNITDYGAFVDLGGIDGLLHITDLAWRRVKHPSEVLNVGDEVEAKILKFDQEKNRVSLGMKQLGDDPWTGLSRRYPQSTRLFGKVTNLTDYGAFIEIEAGIEGLVHVSEMDWTNKNVHPAKVVSLGDEVEVMILEIDEERRRISLGMKQCMANPWDEFSMSHKKGEKVKGTIKSITDFGVFIGLPGNIDGLVHLSDLSWNVAGEEAVKNFKKGDELEAVVLAIDVERERISLGIKQMDDDPFTNYTAINDKGTLVRGTVKSIDAKGATIALTGDIEGYLRASEVSRERVEDIRTHLKEGDEIEAVIVNVDRKTRNINLSIKAKDAAEEKDAMKKMVDDAPNNAGTTNLGALLKAKMKQGENN
- a CDS encoding integration host factor subunit beta, whose protein sequence is MTKSELIEILSARHSQLAPKDAELAVKTMLDAMSQTLAQGDRIEIRGFGSFGLNYRPPRTGRNPKTGEKVQVPKKYVPHFKAGKELRERVDLIDDAAYSAASVDAAHGD
- a CDS encoding DUF1049 domain-containing protein, whose protein sequence is METHLAFFSGILVTRRLRGRCQAYNIATLHQVLVMQILIWIVRVIVILLFVWFAAKNADPVELHGYLDSSLKAPLALFLLAFFGGGLLLGLLASLPSIFRLKREVRKLNRALQHKTREADAVLPALATTVPAATTATTTANINNV